The genomic segment AAACGTAAATTTATCTTAGTTATATACCGCAAATTGAATTATCTTTGTGAAGGAAACAAGTGACAAGCGCTTGTTTTTTTATTCACTTAACTTTAACTGACTTTAAAGCATTGAGTATTCTAGATAAAAAACGTTATACGATTACATCGGCATTACCATATGCCAATGGTCCGCTGCACATCGGACACCTCGCGGGCGCTTACATCCCCGGAGATATTTTTGTACGTTATCTGCGTCTGAATGGAAAGGATGTGGTCTATGTCTGTGGTTCGGATGAACATGGGGCAGCCATTACCATCCGTGCGAAAAAAGAAGGGATCACTCCCCAGCAGATTATTGATAAATATAACAAACAGATCAAAGAGAGCTTTGAGGAGTTTGGTATCTCATTTGACATTTACCACCGTACTTCCGAACCGATACATCACCAGCTGTCGCAGGATTTTTTCCTCAACTTATACAATAAAGGGGAGTTTGTCGAGAAATTTTCTGAACAATATTACGACGAAGAATTTCACCAGTTTTTGGCAGACCGTTATATCACCGGTACCTGTCCGAACTGTAAGTCCGAAGGTGCCTATGGGGATCAGTGCGAAAAATGCGGTACTTCCCTCAGCCCAACGGACCTGATCAACCCCATCTCTACCTTAAGTGGCAAGACACCGGTACTGAAAGAAACGAAGCACTGGTACCTTCCACTGGACAAATACCAGCCCTGGCTGGAAAAATGGCTTATCGAGGGCAAGAAAAATAGCCTGAAGTCCAACGTATTCGGCCAATGCCAGTCCTGGCTCAAATCTGGACTGCAGCCACGCTCCATGACCCGGGATCTCGACTGGGGGGTAGATGTGCCGCTCGAAGAAGCACAGGGCAAGAAACTGTATGTCTGGCTGGATGCCCCCATAGGCTACATCTCAGCGACCAAACAGTGGGCACTCGACCATGGCAAAAACTGGGAAGATTACTGGAAGGCGCAGGAAAACCCCGCCGATGATTCGACGCTGATCCACTTTATCGGAAAAGACAACATCGTATTCCACTGTATCATATTTCCGGCGATATTGCATGCGCATGGCGGTTATATCCTGCCTGAAAATATTCCGGCCAATGAGTTCCTCAACCTGGAGGGCGACAAGCTTTCCACGTCACGCAACCATGCGGTATGGCTGCATGAGTACCTGCAGGAATTTCCGGGCAAACAGGATGAGCTCCGGTATGTGCTCACCTCCATACTTCCCGAAACATCAGATGCTGAATTTACCTGGAAGGACTTTCAGGCGCGCGTCAACAATGAACTGGTGGCCATCTTTGGCAACTTCGTCAACCGCGTCATGGTGCTTTCACACAAATATTTTAACGGCAAGGTGTTGAGCGGATCGGCGAAGACCGCCGTAGACCAGTCGGTGCTGGACGAACTGAAGTCTTACCCCGCCACAATCAAATCCTCGCTGGAGCAGTTCCGCTTCCGCGAAGCACTGGCCGAGTTTATGAATGTAGCGCGCCTAGGCAACAAATACCTCGCGGATGAAGAACCCTGGAAAATCATCAAGACGGATGAAGAACGGGTCAAAACCATTTTAGGAGTAGCTGCCCAGATCGTTGCGAACCTCGCTGTGCTGGCACAGCCATTCCTGCCCAAGACAGCGA from the Sphingobacterium thalpophilum genome contains:
- the metG gene encoding methionine--tRNA ligase, translated to MSILDKKRYTITSALPYANGPLHIGHLAGAYIPGDIFVRYLRLNGKDVVYVCGSDEHGAAITIRAKKEGITPQQIIDKYNKQIKESFEEFGISFDIYHRTSEPIHHQLSQDFFLNLYNKGEFVEKFSEQYYDEEFHQFLADRYITGTCPNCKSEGAYGDQCEKCGTSLSPTDLINPISTLSGKTPVLKETKHWYLPLDKYQPWLEKWLIEGKKNSLKSNVFGQCQSWLKSGLQPRSMTRDLDWGVDVPLEEAQGKKLYVWLDAPIGYISATKQWALDHGKNWEDYWKAQENPADDSTLIHFIGKDNIVFHCIIFPAILHAHGGYILPENIPANEFLNLEGDKLSTSRNHAVWLHEYLQEFPGKQDELRYVLTSILPETSDAEFTWKDFQARVNNELVAIFGNFVNRVMVLSHKYFNGKVLSGSAKTAVDQSVLDELKSYPATIKSSLEQFRFREALAEFMNVARLGNKYLADEEPWKIIKTDEERVKTILGVAAQIVANLAVLAQPFLPKTATKLFEMLNFPQGSWTDAGSDNLIEDGHQLGEVQLLFDKITDEQVEFQLNKLAEAKVKNLADNAKVAPVKDNISFDDFVKMDIRVGTILEAEKVAKTKKLLKLTIDTGIDKRTVVSGIAEYFSPEEIVGRQVSILVNLEPREIKGITSQGMILMAEDADGRLDFVRPDTSIKVGSTVR